A window of Nitrospirota bacterium genomic DNA:
CGAGGTGTCGCTGACCCGGACGCCGGTGGGGAGAATGGGGCAGATGATGACGGTCCCGCGTGAATCGATCAGCATCACGTGCCCGCTCTTGCCGAACCGAACGGGGTGGATGGCCGGCTGGAAAAACGCTTTGGCGTCGTAGACGCTCTGGAGCACGCCGATCACCCGGTGGCGATGTTTGTCGAGGACCGGCACGGCCAACGTGAAGACGTAGCGGTCGAGGGCCTCGTCGAAGGCGACGTTGCCCAGGTACACCTGCCCCCGTTCCTGGTTGAAGGCGCCGCGCCACCAGGGCTGATCCCGGTGGAGGTACCGGAGGGAGCCGCGGCCGCCGACGCCGGCGACGAGGGCCCCCTCCCGGTCGGTGAGAAACATGGCCAGAATGGCCGAACGGTCGGATGGAGTTTCGCCCAGTCCCTGGGTCTTGGCAAACCGCCGTAGCATTTCCTGCGCGGGGGCGGTGCGGGAGTCGAGGGCGGGGAGGCCGCTGGATTTCCAGCGCCGGGCCTCACGTGCGAGGAGATTCGTGACCTCGGATGCCGGGAGCCCTTGGTACCGCCTGTTTCTGGCGGCGAGGGCGACGGCCACATCGTCGTTGGCCGCGATCCTGGTCCGTCTGGCGATCTCGCCGCTCAAGATGAGGTCGATGGAGCGGGCCGTTTCGCCGGCCAGCGCGCGAAAATTTCCCCCGATGACCCGTTCCAGCTCGGTGGTGCCCTGGGAATAGGCGAGCACCATGCCGAGCACCAGGGGGAAGGCGCCGCCCCCGAGGATGGCGAGGACAATCTTGTGTTTCAGCCCGACACGCATAGTGGGTGGGGCCCGTAGGGCTTCGCCGGCTGGCCGACCGAGGCGCCGCGCGGCCGACGGCGGACTGCGCGTGGCCCGGAGGCCTTACGTCGTGAACTGGTTCTTGAACACCAGCCTGCTGTCCACGGCTTTCCTGACCGTGTCGACCAGTTTGTCCTTCTCGACCGGCTTGACGAGATAGTCCATGACGCCCTGTTTGAGGAGCGCCGTGGCCATCTGCAAATCCGGAAATCCCGTGAGAACCACCAGGGGCAGCGCGGGATATTCCCTCCGGAAATACTCAATGGCTTCGATCCCGTTCAATTTGGGCATCCGGATGTCGCAGAGGATCATGTCCACGTACATGGGGTTGTCGCCGGTGTTGAGAAGCTTGATGGCCTCCGCCCCGTTTCCCGCCTCGATCACCTCGTAATTGGCCTTCTCAAGGTGCGTCCGCACCACCTTGCGGATGTCCGGCTCGTCATCCACCACCAACACTCGTCCGAGCTGTTCACGCGGCGCATCAAACATGGTGCCCCTCCTTGCTGTGAGCCCAGCCAGACCGATCGGGTTGGGCCCAGGTTTGTCCTGCCACAGAAGGAGCAAGTACCGAGCCTGTCTGGTGGATTTGGGAAAGTCTAGATTTGTATGGGGCTTGCGAGGTGATCGTAGGAGGAGTGTGCCGATCAAGCTGGTTGAATTGGTTTATTTGACGCAAGCGATAGGCTCATATGCACCAATGACCAAGGATAGGGATATGGCGTCAAATCCGTCGCGCAAGCCTTACGTACTGAAATTCAACTCATATTGGCTGAAATCGGCCGCTCGGAGGGTTGTGGGAAGGGGCTTGGGCGTTGCGACGAGCAAGCGTCAGGTTGCGGAGAAATCCCCAATGCTTGGCTCGCCGGATGGCGCTCAGTCGGAATGTGTCTTGAAATGTACGTTCGCTCATGGTTTCCAGCGTGGACAACGACGGAGCCAGGGTCAGCGGAGAAGGCTGAAAGGCGGCGTCCTGTGTCGGCGTGGCCGTCGTGTTGTAGGGGCAGGCATCCAGGCAGTCGTCGCACCCGAAGATGCGGTTGCCCAGCTTCGCTTCCAGCTCGGCCGGGATCTCATCGCCGGGTTTATGCAGCTCGATCGTCAGGTAGGAAATGCATCGCCTTGCATCCACCATGTAGGGCTCCGTGATGGCCGCCGTCGGGCAGGCCCGGATGCAGAGCTGGCAGGTGCCGCAGAGGTCGGTGCCCGGTTCGTCCGTTTCCAATTCGAGCGTCGTGAGGATTTCTCCCAGGAGGAGCCAGGACCCGAAGCGCGGCGACACGAGGTTGGAATGTTTGCCGATCCAGCCGAGGCCTGCCTGCTGGGCCCAGGCCTTTTCCATCACCGGTCCCGTGTCCACGTACCACCTGGTGCCGGCGCTTGGCGCAAGGGTCTTGATGTGCGATTCCAATTGTTGCAACTTGTCTTGCAGGACGCCGTGATAGTCCCGTCCCCAGGCATAGCGGGCGATGCGTCCGTGGCCAGGGCTTTCGTCGGGCCGATGGCCGGTGAAGTAGTTCATGCCGACGGAAATAATCGACCGGCAGCCGGGCAGGACTCTCTGCGGGTCGGCGCGCCGTTCCGGCTGGCGGGTCATCCAGCCCATGGCGCCCTCGTAGCCGCGGCCGAGCCATTCACGCAGGCGGGCATATAACAAACCGGGTAGCGAGGCGGCGGGGTCCGGGGCGACGCGACTGATGCCCACCGCGTCGAAGCCCAGGCGGCTGGCCTCCTGCTTGATGGCATCGGCCAGCGTCATGGCTTGGGTCGGTGTGGCGGTTGCTGGGAGACGGGCGGGGGCATGCTGGCGGAACAATCGAACATGACGCCGAAGCGGGCCGTGCATTGGGGCGTTTTACAGGTGCCGCAGGTGCCGGTGATGTGCGTTTTCCAATCCGTGGCGTTCTCGTCGAAACGGCAGGAGGTGCCCCCGCCTTTGGAGACATTCGACCAGGGGCGATTGGTGCCGGGAAAATGGGCGACGACGCAACCGGCCAGCATGGGCACATCGCAACTGCCCTTGGCTTGGTTCTTGGCCATGCCGAAGTTACAAGAGGATTCCGTTGTGGCGCGTGCATCGCCCAGCGGTTGAGCCGCAGCCGGGTCGGGGAGCCACGGCCCAAACAGCGCCCCGCACAGTAGCAGGGCATGCAGTATAATGACAGCTCGATCGCGCATATCTCGCATGCTCCTCTGTTTGTTGATAGGAAGGATATCGTAGCACAATCTGTTTACTTTTCTCCCTGTCCGATGTACCGTTTCGTGGTTCAGCCCGGCTTGTTCTCGGGCCGACAAGGGCCCTTGTTCGTTTCCCTGTTAGAGGAGGTGTGCATGTGCCGCTACCCGAAGATCGCCGTGGTCCTGGCCGCGTCTGCGGCTATGTGGTGCGCCGCCCCTGCGCTCGGCAACCAGCTCAAACAGGAGATGCTCGGCAGCGACGGGGCCCCGATGGTCCTCGTCCCGGCCGGAGAATTCGAGATGGGATCGAGCGAGCATGAAGGAGAGCAGGACGAGCGGCCCAGGCATCGGGTCCATCTGGATGCGTATTACATGGATCAGTATCAGATGACGGTGTCCCGCTATGCGAAATTCATCGAAGCGACGAAGCGGGAGCCGCCCAGGTTCTGGAGCGAAATACGCCTGCCGGAGGGGGGGGACTTGCCCGTTGTGGGAGTGGATTGGCTGGATGCCGACGCTTACTGCCAATGGGCCGGCCGGCGGTTGCCGACGGAGGCTGAATGGGAAAAGGCGGCCCGGGGCACCGACGGGCGAAAATATCCCTGGGGCAACGAGGAGCCGACGAGCCGGCACGCCAACTTCGGGAGGCAGGAGGGCGAGGAATTGCCGCTGACGCCGGTCGGCCGCTATGAGGCGGGGAAGAGCCCCTATGGCATCTATGGTCTGTCCGGGAACGTCTGGGAATGGACGGCCGACTGGTACGATGAGAATTACTACCGCCAGAGCGCACCGCGCAATCCGCAGGGGCCGCCGCAAGGGCTCAGCAAGGCGACCAGGGGCGGGGCCTGGGACCGGCATCAGTTCAATTTGCGCTCAGCGAACCGGAGCGGGATGACGCCGACGAACCGGCTCAAGTCCCTCGGATTCCGGTGCGCCCAGGATGGACAGCGGTAAGCGGGTGCGATGATCGACCCCGATCCATCCGTGTCCCGTCGCGAGGCGACTTCTACTTCTATCGGAGCTTTACCCGCCGCCGACCAGGATCGGCGGCAACAGCAAGTCTGCGCCGAGCAAGTCCGGATGCTGTTCTCCGGAGTGCTTGTCACTTTTCTGTCCAGCACCTTCATTGCCTGCCTCTTGGCCTTCGTGCAGCGGGAAGTCGTCGCGCCCCCTACCGTGTATGGCTGGCTCGCCTATATTTTGCTGGTCATGACGGGCCGCAGCTTTGTGGCCTATCTCTACTGGCGCGCGCCGGACGCCGACCGGATCGCCGGTGCCCGGCGTTGGGAGGTGCGCTTCGCCGCGGGAGGGGCGCTGACCGGTCTGGCTTGGGGGGCTGCCGGGAGTCTGCTGTATGCCGCTGACTCTTCGCTCCACCAGGTGTTTTTGACGTTCGTCGTGGGCGGCATGGCGGCGAGCGGGGCGGCTGTCTTGTTCCCCCGGCTGTCCGTCGTGGTTCCCTATGTCGTGTTGACGCTCGTTCCCACCTCGGTCCCGTTTTTCCTGTCCGACGACGCCATGCACCGGACGATGGGAGCGATGGTGATCCTGTACATGTTGATTCTCCTGGCGAGCGCAATTCGGACGAACCGGACCCTGCACATCGCCCTCGGGCTGCGCTACGACAACGAAGAGTTGATCCGCAAGATGCAGGCCGAGATCGAACAACGCCGACAGGCCGAATCGGCGCTCAAGCAGAGCGAGGAGCAGCTGGTGCAGTCCC
This region includes:
- a CDS encoding response regulator gives rise to the protein MFDAPREQLGRVLVVDDEPDIRKVVRTHLEKANYEVIEAGNGAEAIKLLNTGDNPMYVDMILCDIRMPKLNGIEAIEYFRREYPALPLVVLTGFPDLQMATALLKQGVMDYLVKPVEKDKLVDTVRKAVDSRLVFKNQFTT
- the queG gene encoding tRNA epoxyqueuosine(34) reductase QueG; this encodes MTLADAIKQEASRLGFDAVGISRVAPDPAASLPGLLYARLREWLGRGYEGAMGWMTRQPERRADPQRVLPGCRSIISVGMNYFTGHRPDESPGHGRIARYAWGRDYHGVLQDKLQQLESHIKTLAPSAGTRWYVDTGPVMEKAWAQQAGLGWIGKHSNLVSPRFGSWLLLGEILTTLELETDEPGTDLCGTCQLCIRACPTAAITEPYMVDARRCISYLTIELHKPGDEIPAELEAKLGNRIFGCDDCLDACPYNTTATPTQDAAFQPSPLTLAPSLSTLETMSERTFQDTFRLSAIRRAKHWGFLRNLTLARRNAQAPSHNPPSGRFQPI
- a CDS encoding formylglycine-generating enzyme family protein: MVLVPAGEFEMGSSEHEGEQDERPRHRVHLDAYYMDQYQMTVSRYAKFIEATKREPPRFWSEIRLPEGGDLPVVGVDWLDADAYCQWAGRRLPTEAEWEKAARGTDGRKYPWGNEEPTSRHANFGRQEGEELPLTPVGRYEAGKSPYGIYGLSGNVWEWTADWYDENYYRQSAPRNPQGPPQGLSKATRGGAWDRHQFNLRSANRSGMTPTNRLKSLGFRCAQDGQR
- a CDS encoding hybrid sensor histidine kinase/response regulator, encoding MIDPDPSVSRREATSTSIGALPAADQDRRQQQVCAEQVRMLFSGVLVTFLSSTFIACLLAFVQREVVAPPTVYGWLAYILLVMTGRSFVAYLYWRAPDADRIAGARRWEVRFAAGGALTGLAWGAAGSLLYAADSSLHQVFLTFVVGGMAASGAAVLFPRLSVVVPYVVLTLVPTSVPFFLSDDAMHRTMGAMVILYMLILLASAIRTNRTLHIALGLRYDNEELIRKMQAEIEQRRQAESALKQSEEQLVQSQKMEAVGKLAGGIAHEFNNILQVIKGYCYFLMPELSKQEALRRDVEGIDESVDRAAGLTNQLLAFSRRQVSIPRILDLNAIIVEQHRMLDRLIGESIKLEVELAPDLPRVKADPAQIGQV